One genomic region from Balneola sp. encodes:
- the araD gene encoding L-ribulose-5-phosphate 4-epimerase (catalyzes the isomerization of L-ribulose 5-phosphate to D-xylulose 5-phosphate in the anaerobic catabolism of L-ascorbate; links the arabinose metabolic pathway to the pentose phosphate pathway and allows the bacteria to use arabinose as an energy source), which yields MSKYKDLKQEVYEANMRLPELGLVLFTFGNASAVNRKDEVFAIKPSGVPYQELKPEDIVIVDFDNNLVEGNMRPSSDTKTHALLYKTWEKIGGIVHTHSTYGTAWAQSQLDVPIMGTTHADHLTHDIPCAPPMADEMIEGDYEHETGNQIIDLFKKRNLSYEEVPMVLVGNHAPFTWGKTVEKAVYNSAVLEEVAKMAYLTLQINPDAPRLKDSLIKKHYERKHGSDSYYGQDE from the coding sequence ATGAGCAAGTATAAAGATCTAAAACAGGAAGTGTACGAAGCCAATATGAGGCTCCCAGAGCTGGGTTTGGTGCTGTTTACCTTCGGGAATGCAAGCGCTGTTAACCGTAAGGATGAAGTATTTGCTATAAAACCTTCTGGTGTTCCTTATCAGGAACTGAAGCCGGAAGATATTGTGATTGTAGATTTTGACAACAATCTTGTTGAAGGAAACATGCGCCCATCATCAGATACAAAAACCCACGCCCTTCTTTATAAAACATGGGAGAAAATTGGTGGAATTGTACACACTCATTCTACTTACGGCACAGCCTGGGCCCAGAGCCAGCTGGATGTTCCAATTATGGGAACTACTCACGCAGATCATTTGACCCATGATATTCCTTGTGCGCCCCCGATGGCAGACGAAATGATTGAAGGTGATTATGAACACGAGACTGGAAATCAAATTATAGACCTATTCAAAAAGAGAAACCTTTCTTATGAAGAAGTGCCAATGGTACTTGTTGGGAATCACGCACCATTTACCTGGGGAAAAACAGTTGAAAAGGCCGTTTATAATAGTGCTGTGTTAGAAGAAGTAGCTAAAATGGCTTACCTGACTCTTCAGATTAATCCTGATGCACCTCGACTCAAAGACAGCTTAATTAAAAAGCATTATGAACGTAAACATGGTTCGGATTCATACTACGGACAGGATGAATAA
- a CDS encoding orotate phosphoribosyltransferase produces MILNTSFARELAAHLLEINAVVLRPNDPFTWTSGWNSPIYCDNRLTLRFPEIRNKIENEFTAIVEEKFSKVDVITGTATAGIPHAAWVAANLNKPMAYVRAKAKAHGMGNQIEGGVKKDESTVIIEDLISTGGSAISVVEALKFVGANVEAVLSIFTYDFDKASQRFENANVPVYSLTDYKTLVNVAVEKGIIDGDDLDLLSSWRDHPDVWPDSPSDQ; encoded by the coding sequence ATGATACTCAATACCTCATTTGCACGTGAGCTGGCTGCTCATTTGCTTGAAATTAATGCCGTAGTTTTACGGCCCAATGACCCTTTTACATGGACATCCGGATGGAATTCGCCGATTTATTGCGATAACCGATTGACGCTACGCTTCCCGGAAATAAGAAATAAAATTGAGAACGAATTCACTGCAATTGTAGAAGAAAAATTCTCAAAAGTTGATGTAATTACGGGAACAGCAACAGCAGGAATTCCGCACGCAGCATGGGTTGCAGCAAATCTGAATAAGCCGATGGCTTACGTTCGTGCAAAAGCAAAAGCCCACGGTATGGGCAACCAAATTGAAGGCGGTGTTAAAAAAGACGAATCAACTGTAATAATAGAAGATTTAATTTCGACCGGCGGTTCTGCTATTTCTGTTGTGGAAGCACTGAAATTTGTAGGCGCTAATGTTGAAGCCGTTCTATCAATCTTTACCTATGATTTTGACAAAGCTTCTCAGCGATTTGAGAATGCGAATGTTCCTGTTTACAGTCTCACTGACTATAAAACACTCGTTAACGTAGCTGTTGAAAAGGGAATCATAGATGGAGACGATCTTGACTTACTTTCAAGTTGGAGAGATCATCCCGATGTGTGGCCTGATAGTCCTTCGGATCAATAA
- a CDS encoding competence/damage-inducible protein A, translated as MRNLRPMKAQIISIGNELLIGDTINTNASWLGEFLTGLGFTVTQVHTISDELELIKKTVKNSLEESDVVICTGGLGPTHDDMTKKAMVELFDVGYKLDQETLDYIKSIFEKRNIPFSKSNHSQAEVPENSEVLFNKTGTAPGMWFDVGSYLAVLPGVPYEMKYLMKKRVAPKLRDAFGDIGYLYSHYIKTAGIGESTLSDQILGDLSGYFENGVSMAYLPSPGGVTFRLNGSGATKEEAKENLRNLSNIIHQKAGKYIYGEGKEFSISEAVGELLKEKSLRISVAESCTGGLIANTFTDVAGSSDYFDGGIVSYADHVKVNQLGVLQKHLDTVGAVSKEVALQMAKGVAEKLNTEIGISTTGIAGPGGGTEEKPVGTVWMGFYQKGGEHFAIKAMFTKDRLINKERTKMVLLEVTRRILKGIEPMPYDLKKQLP; from the coding sequence ATACGGAATTTACGCCCCATGAAAGCACAGATCATCTCTATTGGCAACGAACTTCTTATTGGCGATACCATTAATACCAATGCCTCTTGGTTGGGGGAATTTTTAACAGGATTGGGTTTTACAGTCACCCAAGTTCACACCATTTCTGATGAACTTGAGCTAATTAAAAAAACGGTGAAAAATTCTCTTGAGGAATCTGATGTCGTTATATGTACCGGTGGTCTGGGCCCCACTCACGACGACATGACCAAGAAAGCTATGGTTGAGCTCTTTGATGTCGGCTACAAACTTGATCAGGAAACTCTGGATTATATTAAGTCTATTTTTGAGAAGCGGAATATTCCTTTTTCGAAATCGAATCATAGTCAGGCGGAAGTGCCTGAGAATTCGGAAGTATTGTTTAATAAAACGGGAACCGCCCCCGGGATGTGGTTTGATGTTGGAAGCTATCTCGCGGTTCTGCCCGGCGTGCCATACGAGATGAAGTATTTAATGAAGAAGAGGGTAGCTCCTAAACTGCGGGATGCGTTCGGCGATATTGGATATCTGTATTCACATTACATCAAAACTGCAGGGATTGGAGAAAGCACGCTTAGCGATCAGATCCTTGGAGATCTTTCCGGGTATTTCGAAAATGGAGTAAGCATGGCTTATCTGCCATCGCCTGGAGGTGTTACTTTTCGCCTGAATGGAAGTGGTGCAACGAAAGAGGAAGCCAAAGAAAATCTCCGGAATCTATCAAATATCATTCACCAAAAAGCCGGAAAATACATTTATGGAGAGGGTAAAGAGTTTAGTATCAGCGAGGCTGTAGGAGAACTGTTGAAGGAGAAGAGTTTGAGGATATCGGTTGCTGAAAGCTGCACAGGAGGATTAATCGCAAACACCTTCACCGATGTAGCTGGCAGCAGTGATTATTTTGACGGGGGAATTGTTTCTTATGCCGATCATGTGAAGGTAAATCAGCTGGGAGTTTTACAAAAGCACTTGGATACCGTTGGGGCCGTTAGCAAAGAGGTTGCGCTACAAATGGCTAAAGGTGTAGCTGAGAAATTGAATACTGAAATTGGGATTTCAACCACCGGAATTGCTGGTCCGGGAGGAGGAACTGAAGAAAAACCGGTAGGCACAGTTTGGATGGGTTTCTACCAAAAAGGCGGAGAGCATTTTGCCATAAAAGCGATGTTTACCAAAGATCGCCTCATCAATAAAGAAAGAACCAAGATGGTGCTTCTGGAAGTTACAAGGCGGATTCTGAAGGGCATTGAACCCATGCCTTATGATCTCAAAAAGCAGCTTCCTTGA
- a CDS encoding transcriptional repressor, with protein MAHPAQEDTVHLVKEIFRSYLKERNQRQTPERFMVLEEIYTADGHFDADDIFFRMKEAGTRVSRATVYNTLDLLVECGLVQRQQFGKSQYYYERAYAYQQHDHIICRECGHVLEFCDPRVGEIQRMLSEIHDMDIDGHSLHFFGTCSNKEACEERQKTDKKTADLKES; from the coding sequence ATGGCACACCCAGCACAAGAAGATACCGTACATTTAGTAAAGGAAATTTTTCGTTCTTATCTAAAAGAGCGAAACCAACGCCAGACACCGGAGCGTTTCATGGTTTTGGAAGAAATCTATACCGCCGATGGCCACTTTGATGCCGACGATATTTTCTTCCGAATGAAAGAAGCTGGTACTCGAGTTTCTCGGGCAACGGTTTACAATACTCTGGATTTACTGGTTGAATGTGGCTTGGTTCAGCGCCAACAGTTTGGGAAAAGTCAGTATTACTATGAGCGTGCATATGCTTATCAACAGCACGATCATATTATTTGCAGAGAGTGTGGGCATGTTCTTGAATTTTGTGACCCAAGAGTTGGTGAAATTCAGCGCATGCTTTCAGAAATTCACGATATGGATATTGACGGGCATTCTCTCCATTTCTTCGGAACCTGCAGCAATAAAGAAGCTTGTGAAGAGCGCCAGAAAACAGATAAAAAGACTGCTGACCTCAAAGAATCCTGA
- a CDS encoding long-chain fatty acid--CoA ligase translates to MPTIVPFETLTELFLNLSQKYKGAGKAQFYYKPKPDEAYQPIYWDQVTDDVYSIAAYLVEKGVERGDRVGILSENRYEWAAVDLAIQLVGGVNVSLYTTLPSGQCEYILQDSGAKIFFVSTGLQLKKAVEVFDNCKDLKEVIAFDVPKLEHLMDENYVKMFDDMLLEGGKHLEEHKESIKKRTMKIESEDVATLIYTSGTTGKPKGAMLTHRNIVSNVKAATQHIYWDDKDRLLSFLPLCHSFERTAGYYAMISSGVEVYYAESVDTVSKNMPEAKPTIMISVPRLFEKMYNLIVKSVEEGSDTKKKIFNWAVETGRKYSEGKRGFVTLQKKIADKLVFDKLKERTGGHVRLFVSGGAALPPEIDTFFQCAGMSILQGYGLTETSPVMAANKPGQEKVGAVGTIIPGVTVAIQGLENGKIIEQISGEDYPTNKSSEAGEILCKGPNVMKGYWNNEDATKEMIDEDGWLHTGDVGKFDEGFLKITDRIKHMIVNAGGKNIYPGPIEDLFKTSKWIDQIVVVGEAQNYMAAIIVPDFEAVEKFAKQEGLKFNGNEDLIELDEVKNIYKKELRSFSKELASHEKIRDFRLVANEFTVDTGEITPTLKVKRRVISDKYGHLIEDIFRDDND, encoded by the coding sequence ATGCCTACTATAGTCCCTTTTGAAACACTCACAGAGTTGTTTCTAAACCTTTCGCAGAAATATAAAGGAGCAGGTAAAGCTCAATTTTATTATAAACCTAAGCCAGACGAAGCTTATCAGCCCATATACTGGGATCAGGTTACTGACGATGTGTATTCTATTGCGGCTTATTTAGTTGAGAAAGGGGTTGAGCGTGGTGACCGTGTAGGGATTTTAAGTGAAAACAGATATGAGTGGGCCGCTGTTGATCTGGCTATTCAGCTTGTTGGAGGGGTGAATGTCTCCCTTTATACCACACTTCCTTCCGGTCAGTGTGAATATATTTTGCAAGATTCCGGCGCTAAAATTTTCTTTGTATCCACCGGCCTTCAGCTCAAAAAAGCCGTCGAAGTTTTTGATAATTGTAAAGATCTGAAAGAAGTAATCGCTTTTGATGTTCCTAAGCTTGAGCATTTAATGGATGAGAATTATGTGAAGATGTTCGACGATATGCTGCTGGAGGGAGGGAAGCATCTTGAAGAGCATAAGGAGAGCATTAAGAAGCGTACAATGAAGATTGAGTCGGAAGATGTGGCCACTTTAATTTATACATCCGGAACTACAGGTAAGCCTAAAGGTGCGATGCTTACTCACCGAAATATTGTAAGCAACGTAAAAGCAGCAACCCAGCATATTTATTGGGACGACAAGGATCGCTTGCTTTCATTTCTGCCGCTTTGCCACTCATTTGAGCGCACAGCAGGCTATTATGCTATGATTTCTTCGGGTGTTGAAGTGTATTATGCCGAAAGTGTAGATACGGTTTCTAAAAATATGCCGGAAGCCAAACCTACCATCATGATTAGTGTACCTCGCCTTTTTGAGAAAATGTATAACCTAATTGTGAAAAGTGTAGAAGAAGGAAGTGACACCAAGAAGAAGATTTTCAATTGGGCGGTTGAAACCGGTCGTAAGTATTCTGAAGGCAAAAGAGGGTTTGTAACGCTCCAAAAGAAGATCGCCGATAAACTAGTCTTTGATAAGCTAAAGGAACGTACCGGTGGACATGTTCGGCTTTTTGTATCCGGTGGCGCTGCACTTCCTCCTGAAATTGATACGTTCTTCCAATGTGCCGGAATGAGCATCCTTCAGGGGTATGGACTTACCGAAACTTCTCCTGTAATGGCCGCTAACAAGCCCGGACAGGAAAAGGTTGGTGCAGTAGGGACAATCATTCCCGGCGTCACAGTAGCCATACAAGGACTTGAGAATGGAAAAATTATAGAGCAGATAAGCGGAGAAGATTACCCAACTAATAAAAGCTCCGAAGCAGGAGAGATCCTTTGTAAAGGCCCAAATGTAATGAAGGGTTACTGGAACAATGAGGATGCCACTAAAGAGATGATTGATGAAGATGGGTGGCTCCACACTGGAGACGTTGGGAAGTTTGATGAAGGATTCCTGAAAATCACCGATCGTATTAAACATATGATTGTGAATGCCGGCGGTAAAAACATTTACCCGGGACCAATCGAAGATTTATTCAAAACCAGTAAATGGATTGATCAAATTGTTGTAGTTGGAGAAGCTCAAAATTATATGGCCGCTATAATAGTGCCGGATTTTGAGGCTGTTGAAAAGTTCGCCAAACAAGAAGGCTTGAAGTTTAATGGAAACGAAGATCTTATTGAGCTTGATGAAGTGAAGAATATCTACAAGAAAGAGCTTCGGTCCTTCTCTAAAGAACTAGCTTCTCACGAGAAAATTAGAGACTTCAGGTTGGTAGCTAATGAATTTACCGTTGACACCGGAGAAATAACACCGACTCTTAAAGTGAAAAGAAGAGTGATTTCTGATAAATACGGTCACTTGATTGAAGACATATTCAGAGACGATAACGATTAA
- a CDS encoding ABC transporter permease, whose protein sequence is MSLKYIVREGFTGIRRAKLAATTSIFSLFIAVLLLGILTRIGFNVYSQAMSIKELIEVEVFLFDVDERTTDQIRQDLEDEELVQEVTYISKDSASAVMRKEFGTGVEELAELNFLPASFRLSVDTDAGSDKIETLVSRLRNLRGVDEIEYNAALLRVMESNLNTFSLVGGGLGILILLAALVLVYNTIRLTIYAKRDLIRAMKLVGATNKFIRSPFIVEGLLQGLIAGSLAILSVFVIFEFAIPFYLADLGTLSWPFGRWYFLVGAMLLLSVLMGWWGSRWAARRFIQETYISG, encoded by the coding sequence ATGAGTTTAAAATACATTGTTCGAGAAGGATTTACCGGGATTAGACGAGCTAAACTTGCGGCTACTACTTCAATATTCTCTTTGTTTATAGCGGTGCTTTTATTGGGAATTTTAACCCGCATTGGGTTCAATGTCTACAGTCAGGCCATGTCGATCAAAGAATTGATTGAAGTAGAGGTGTTTTTGTTTGATGTGGATGAGCGAACAACCGATCAGATTCGCCAGGATTTAGAAGATGAGGAACTGGTTCAGGAAGTAACCTACATTTCAAAAGACAGTGCCTCTGCGGTAATGCGTAAAGAATTTGGGACAGGAGTTGAGGAATTAGCTGAATTAAACTTCTTGCCTGCATCATTCAGGCTCAGCGTGGATACTGATGCCGGCTCAGATAAAATTGAGACCTTGGTATCAAGACTTAGAAACCTCCGCGGCGTTGATGAAATTGAATATAATGCCGCTTTACTTAGGGTGATGGAATCAAACCTGAATACATTTTCACTGGTTGGGGGCGGACTTGGAATCCTGATACTTTTAGCCGCTTTGGTTCTTGTTTACAACACGATCCGACTTACCATTTATGCCAAGCGGGATTTGATCCGGGCTATGAAGCTGGTTGGCGCTACCAACAAATTTATCCGAAGTCCTTTTATAGTCGAAGGATTATTACAGGGACTAATTGCGGGCTCACTAGCAATACTCAGCGTTTTTGTGATTTTTGAATTTGCGATCCCGTTCTACCTGGCAGATCTTGGAACACTAAGCTGGCCATTTGGTCGCTGGTATTTTTTGGTAGGAGCAATGCTGCTGCTCTCAGTTTTGATGGGATGGTGGGGCAGCCGCTGGGCGGCACGCAGATTTATTCAGGAAACCTATATCTCAGGATAG
- a CDS encoding phosphatidylglycerophosphatase A yields the protein MNALKRFLGTGFYSGLIPKAPGTAGSFVALLIIFAIIQSQVYELLLVFAVLSSAITLWVGSFFEEKYGEDPGCLVSDEWAGQALTFFAISFTDIIMTNIWILAAGFLLFRFFDILKPLGIKRLQNLEGSWGILTDDLLAGLYALICLKTLIFSWPKILGMA from the coding sequence GTGAATGCTTTAAAACGATTTTTAGGAACGGGATTCTATTCCGGACTCATTCCCAAGGCACCCGGAACTGCAGGCAGTTTTGTCGCTTTACTCATCATCTTTGCTATCATTCAAAGTCAGGTTTACGAACTGTTACTGGTTTTTGCAGTACTCTCATCTGCAATTACACTATGGGTCGGCTCTTTTTTTGAAGAAAAATATGGAGAAGATCCCGGATGCCTGGTAAGCGATGAATGGGCAGGCCAAGCTCTAACCTTCTTTGCTATTTCTTTTACAGACATCATTATGACCAATATTTGGATTCTGGCAGCCGGATTTCTGCTCTTTCGGTTCTTTGATATTCTCAAGCCTTTAGGAATAAAACGCCTCCAAAATTTAGAAGGGAGCTGGGGCATTTTAACCGATGATTTATTGGCAGGATTATATGCGCTTATATGCTTAAAAACCCTTATTTTTAGCTGGCCTAAAATATTAGGGATGGCCTGA
- a CDS encoding L-arabinose isomerase, translated as MTINKEIWFITGSQHLYGEETLKQVEAHSKKVADGLAAEVKAPANIIFKSVLTTSDEIKNICREANGDDNCIGLITWMHTFSPAKMWIKGLRILDKPFAHLHTQFNRDIPWSDIDMDFMNLNQSAHGGREFGFINAFMGIDRKVIVGHWEDPDVIKDLDTWIRAAIGKDELQNLKVARFGDNMRNVAVTEGNKVSAEVLFGLDVKGFGVGDLVEYVNAVPEEDLAKLIDVYKSKYAITDSDASDEEFRNAIKEAARIELGIKSFLDEGGFKAFTTTFEDLHGLAQLPGLGVQRLMEQGYGFAGEGDWKTAALVRVTKVMAEGLEGGTSFMEDYTYHFNPEKQQVLGAHMLEICPSIASAKPSLEVHPLGIGGKADPARLVFTGTPGKGLNVALMDMGNRYRMVVNTVEAVDTPELPNLPVARVLWKPHPNLKTAASTWILAGAAHHTSFSQALTVDHIRDFAEMIGVECLVIDEDTDIHSFKREVRSNEVYYSSMKGLR; from the coding sequence ATGACTATAAATAAAGAAATCTGGTTTATTACAGGGAGTCAGCATCTATACGGAGAGGAAACCCTTAAACAAGTTGAAGCCCACTCCAAGAAAGTGGCAGATGGACTGGCTGCAGAGGTTAAAGCTCCCGCTAATATCATATTTAAATCGGTTTTAACAACTTCAGACGAAATTAAAAATATCTGTAGGGAGGCGAACGGCGATGACAACTGCATTGGACTTATTACCTGGATGCATACTTTTTCTCCAGCCAAAATGTGGATTAAAGGCCTTCGAATTTTAGATAAACCATTTGCACATCTTCACACCCAATTCAACAGAGATATCCCTTGGTCCGATATTGATATGGATTTCATGAACCTAAACCAATCCGCACATGGCGGACGAGAATTTGGGTTTATTAATGCTTTTATGGGGATTGACCGGAAAGTGATTGTTGGTCATTGGGAAGACCCTGATGTTATTAAAGATCTGGACACCTGGATCCGCGCTGCGATCGGTAAAGATGAGCTTCAGAACCTTAAAGTTGCTCGTTTTGGCGATAATATGAGAAATGTTGCTGTTACTGAAGGCAACAAAGTTTCAGCGGAAGTTCTTTTTGGATTAGATGTTAAAGGCTTTGGTGTCGGAGACTTGGTAGAATACGTGAATGCGGTACCTGAGGAAGACCTAGCCAAGCTTATTGATGTTTATAAGAGTAAGTATGCCATTACTGATTCCGACGCTTCTGATGAAGAATTTAGAAATGCTATCAAAGAAGCTGCTCGTATCGAATTGGGGATAAAATCTTTTTTAGATGAAGGAGGTTTCAAAGCTTTTACTACTACTTTCGAAGACCTCCACGGTCTCGCCCAGCTGCCGGGACTTGGTGTGCAGCGTTTAATGGAGCAGGGCTATGGATTTGCCGGGGAAGGAGATTGGAAGACTGCGGCTCTTGTTCGTGTAACTAAAGTTATGGCAGAGGGACTAGAAGGTGGTACATCTTTCATGGAAGATTACACCTACCACTTTAATCCGGAAAAACAGCAGGTTTTAGGAGCTCATATGCTCGAAATTTGTCCATCTATTGCAAGCGCAAAGCCTTCTTTAGAAGTTCACCCATTGGGAATTGGGGGAAAAGCAGATCCTGCGAGACTTGTTTTTACTGGTACGCCCGGCAAAGGACTAAACGTTGCACTAATGGACATGGGAAATCGTTACCGAATGGTTGTGAATACCGTTGAGGCAGTCGATACTCCCGAGTTGCCGAACTTACCTGTGGCTAGAGTGTTATGGAAACCACACCCGAATTTAAAAACTGCAGCTTCTACCTGGATTTTAGCCGGTGCAGCTCATCATACTTCATTCAGTCAGGCGTTAACGGTCGATCACATCCGTGATTTTGCTGAGATGATCGGTGTTGAGTGCTTAGTTATTGACGAAGATACAGACATTCACTCTTTTAAGAGAGAAGTACGATCTAATGAGGTTTACTATAGCAGTATGAAAGGACTTCGTTAA
- a CDS encoding tRNA (N6-isopentenyl adenosine(37)-C2)-methylthiotransferase MiaB, which yields MKKFSVVKDKKFYIETYGCQMNFADSEIVNSILLEEGMKPVHEAESADVVLVNTCSIRENAETRVWNRLKELRSIKKENGELTVGVLGCMAERIKDRIIEQEHLVDIVVGPDAYRDIPRLLEEVEDGRKAVNVLLSLEETYADIAPVRTTGNGVNAFVSIMRGCDNMCAFCVVPFTRGRERSRPMESILKEVRQLSDEGYKEITLLGQNVNSYLDGENTFTKLMDEVSKVDPEIRFRFSSPHPKDFPNDLLHLIAERPNLCNYIHIPAQAGSDTMLERMRRPYTREGYLELIENMKSIIPGVSLSTDIITGFCDETEEEHQQTLSLMAEVEYDLAYMFAYSERERTLAHRKYEDNVPEEVKKRRLTEIITQQRELQEERNKDEVGRRHLVLVEGTSKKSDEQMSGRTDTNKMVVFDRKDFEPGDYVEVEVTETTSATLIARSIRKTTLSEYYGAEVVA from the coding sequence ATTAAAAAATTCAGTGTAGTGAAAGACAAGAAGTTTTACATAGAGACCTACGGTTGCCAGATGAACTTTGCGGATTCTGAAATCGTGAATTCCATCTTGCTCGAAGAAGGCATGAAACCGGTTCACGAAGCAGAAAGTGCCGACGTAGTTTTGGTTAACACATGCTCAATTCGTGAAAATGCGGAGACCAGAGTATGGAACAGACTTAAAGAATTGCGATCCATCAAAAAAGAAAATGGAGAGCTTACGGTAGGTGTGCTTGGTTGTATGGCTGAGCGTATTAAAGATCGTATAATTGAGCAAGAGCATTTGGTTGATATTGTAGTCGGACCTGATGCTTATCGTGATATTCCACGTTTGCTTGAGGAAGTTGAAGACGGCCGTAAAGCTGTAAATGTACTCCTTTCACTCGAAGAGACTTATGCTGATATAGCTCCGGTTAGAACTACCGGTAATGGCGTAAACGCTTTTGTATCTATCATGCGCGGATGTGATAATATGTGCGCTTTTTGTGTAGTGCCCTTCACACGTGGACGGGAAAGAAGCCGCCCAATGGAATCGATCCTTAAGGAAGTTCGGCAGCTTAGCGACGAAGGTTATAAAGAAATTACCCTGCTAGGCCAAAATGTGAATTCTTACCTCGATGGTGAGAACACATTCACTAAGCTTATGGATGAGGTAAGTAAGGTTGATCCTGAAATTCGTTTCCGATTCTCCTCTCCCCACCCCAAAGATTTTCCAAACGACTTACTGCACTTAATAGCAGAGCGACCAAACCTTTGTAATTATATCCACATCCCTGCTCAGGCTGGAAGCGACACCATGCTGGAACGCATGCGACGCCCTTATACACGGGAAGGATATTTGGAGCTGATCGAGAATATGAAGTCCATTATTCCGGGTGTTTCTCTTTCTACCGATATCATTACCGGTTTTTGTGATGAGACTGAAGAAGAGCATCAGCAGACCTTGTCTCTTATGGCTGAAGTGGAATATGACCTCGCCTATATGTTTGCCTATTCTGAACGGGAACGAACGCTTGCTCACCGCAAGTATGAAGATAATGTACCTGAGGAAGTTAAAAAGCGCCGATTGACTGAGATCATCACTCAACAGCGTGAACTTCAGGAAGAACGAAATAAAGATGAAGTGGGTCGCCGGCATCTGGTTTTAGTTGAAGGTACCAGTAAAAAGTCAGACGAACAGATGAGCGGCCGAACGGATACCAACAAAATGGTAGTATTTGACCGTAAGGATTTTGAGCCCGGTGATTATGTGGAAGTAGAAGTTACAGAAACAACTTCAGCAACATTAATTGCTCGTTCCATCAGAAAAACAACTCTGTCCGAATATTACGGAGCGGAAGTTGTAGCCTAA